TGCCTCGGGCACGAAGTCGAACCGGTAGAAGCGGTAGGCCGCGGGGGCGGCGCAGGTGAACTCCTTGGTCTGGAACCGGCTTTCGAAGGGCGTCGCCAGGGTGCGGCTGTCCAGCGCGGTCCAGGTGGCGCCGTCGGCGGAACCGAGGAGCGTCCACTGCCGGGGGTCGCGCTGCGGCACGTCGTCGGCGCTCGTCAGCCGGTACGAGGCGACGCTGACGGCGTCGGGGAGCTCGACCTGCCACTGCACCTTCGAACCGGGGCCCTCGATGCACCACTTGGTGCTCGACTCTCCGTCGTAGCTCTTGTCGACGCCCTCCGACGAGGAGGAGCTGTACGGTCCTCCCGGTGCGGTGACCGCGGCCTTCGGGCGGGAGGCGAAGGTGACGACGAGGTCACCGAAGTCGCGGTACGAGCCGAAGCCGGTCATTCCGGTGTCGAAATCGCTGTCCGGCTTGCCGGCGAGCGCGTTGTCGTAGTTGTCGACGCCGCCCCACAGGCTCTGCTCGTTGAACTGGACGCGTTCCTCGTCGGGACCGGCGAAGAGCATGGCGCCGAGCCGGCCGTTGCCGATCGGCAGGGCCTGGGACTGCCAGTCGGCGGCGGGGACGGAGTACTTCAGCTCCTTGCGGGACAAGGTGCTCCTTTCGACGCCCGCCGACGCGTTCTTCGCCGCGGCGGCGGCCCGTCCGGTGGGCGTCGTGCCCGTCAGCTGCGTGACCAGGGGTGCGAGGGCCAGAGCACCGCCGAGCTTGAGGACGTTTCGTCTCAGCGGTTGCGATTCATCGGTCACCGTAAGATCTCCCGGCCGGTCATCGGCTCTTTCCCTGAGGAAAGGGCGGCCCATCGGCTTCTTCCGGGGCCTTGGTCATCCTTGTCGGAGCATTGATCGGATGTCTAGTGGCGCGCGCATCCCTGACCGGCGCACGGACCCGGCTCAGTCGCCGGCTGACGGGCCGTCGGCTGACGAGCCGTCGGCTGACGAGCCGTCGGCGTCGGCGTCGGCGTCGGCGTCGGCGTCGAGGAGGCTGCCCGCGAGCCAGTTCTCCACGGCGGCCACATGCACCGTCGCCGCGGAGACGGCCAGCAGAGCGTCACGCGCCCGGAGCGCCCGCAGGATCTCGTCGTGTTCCGCGTGCGCGCGCTGAACGGCGCGCTGCGTGCGCGTTCCTCGCACGATACGGACCCGCTGGGTACGGGTGGACAGGACGCGCAACAGCATGGACAGCACCGGATTGCCGACGGCTTCGACGATGCGCAGATGGAAGGCGATGTCATGGGCGACGAACTCCTCGACCGTGGCGGCGGCCCGGGACCGCTCGAGGATGGCCCCGAGTTCCTCCAGGTCCCGCGAGGTCAGCAGGGCAGCCGCCAGCCCGGTCGCCGGCGGTTCCATCAGCCTGCGCACCTGGAGGAGTTGCAGAGCGGTCCGCCCGTGGGAGACGTCGGCGGCGAAGGACAGCGTCTCGAGCAGCAGGTGCGGCTCCAGGCTGGAGACATAGGTGCCGTCGCCCTGCCTGGTGACCAGGATGCGCATGGCGGTCAGCGCCCGGACCGCCTCGCGCAGCGAACTCCGGGACAGACCGAGCTGACAGGCGAGAACGTCCTCCTTGGGCAGGCGGGAGCCGGGCGCGAGCTCACCCGCGACGATCATCGCCTTGATGTTCTCCATCGCCTCGTCTGTCAGTGCCACGAGGGTGCCTCTCTGTCCTCGGAACGTGCGACGGGACGTCACGCGGACCGCGACGAGCGGGCGCGCGCGATGCTCCCGCGTCCTGCCGCCGCTCCCGCGCCCGCGCCTACTCCTGCTTCTCGCCGGAGGCGAAGCGGGAGATGATCAGAGCGACGATGATGATCGCGCCGTTGAGGAACTGGTTCCACAGGGGCGGTACGCCCGCCAGCGTCATGACGTTGACGACGAGCTGGAGGGTCAGCACACCGGTGAGGGCCCCGAACACCGAGCCCTTGCCGCCGTTGAGGCTTACCCCGCCGATGACCGTCGCGGCGAAGACCTGGAAGATCCAGCCGCTGCCCTGGGTCGCGGAGATGGATCCGTAGTGACCGCTGTAGAGGATGCCGGCGAACGCGGCGAGCAGGCTGCCGATGATCAGGACGACCCACACGATCCGGTCGACGCGGATACCGGCGGTCCGGGCGGCCTCCGCGTTGCCGCCGATGGCGTAGAGCGCCCGCCCGTGCCGCAGCCAGGCCAGGGCGCTGCCGCCGGCGGCGAACAGCACCGCGCAGATCCAGATCGCGGCCGGGACGCCCAGCCAGGACGCCTTGCCCAGATAGGTGAAGGAGGAGGGCAGCTCCACGATGGACTGGCCCTCGGACAGGGCCACTTGGAGACCGCGCAGCATGGTCAGGCCGCCGAGCGTGACGATGAACCCGTTGAGGCGCAGCTTCAGGATGAGGAAGCCGTTGAAGGCGCCGATCGCCACCCCGACCAGGAGGCAGAGCGGGATCGCCGTCCACTCGGGAAACAGTCCCAGTCCGTTGAACCGGCCGCCGCTGGTGGGCAGCACGAGCCATACGGCGATGACGGGGGCCACCCCGATGGTGGACTCCAGGGACAGGTCCATCCGCCCGACGATCAGGATCAGCGCGGTGGCCAGCACGAGCAGGCTGAGCTCGGTGGACTGCTGGGCCACGCCGATGAGGTTGTCGGACGTGAGGAAGGCCGGGGAGACGATGAACCCGATCAGGCCGAGCACGAGGATGGCCGGCACGAGGGACAGTTCACGGAAGCGGCCGAGATCGAGTCCGCGCCGTGAGGTCCCCGCGGCGGGCGGCTGCGTCACTTTCGCCGCGGGGTCGGTGACATCTGAGGTGGCGGACATGACTACCTTCCGTGCTCTTCGGTGTCGGGTGCTGCGGGGGTGGTGGCGACGCCCTCCATGGCGGCGACCATCTGTTCGTCCTTCCAGCCGCGGTCGAACTCCGCGACCACCCGCCCGTGGAACATGACGACGACCCGGTCGCACGCCCTGAGGTCGTCCAGTTCGTCGGAGACGATCAGTGCCGCCTTCCCGCTCTCGGCGACCCCGCGGATCCTGGCGAGCAGGAACTCCTTGGACTTGACGTCCACTCCGTTGGTGGGCCGGATGGCGACCAGGACATGGGGGTCGGTCGCCAGCGCACGGGCCACCACCACCTTCTGCTGGTTGCCGCCGGAGAGCGCGGAGACCAGGGTTCCCGCGCCCGGCGTCTTGATGTCGAGGTCGCGGATCATGCGCTGGGCGAAGGTCCTCGTGCGGGCGGGGAGGACGGTGCCGAAGGGGCCCAGCTGGTCGGTGACGGTCAGCGTCGCGTTCTCCGCCACGCTGCGGTTGCTGACGAGCCCCTGGAGATGGCGGTCCTCGGGCACGAGGCCGACGCCCGCGGTGAGGGAGGCCGGGACACTGCCCGTCCGGATCGCCCGGCCGCCGACCGCGATCCTGCCCTCCTCGGCCCGGTGGAGTCCGGCGACGGCCTCGCCGACCTGGACGCTTCCGCTGGCCGTCGCGCCGGCGAGGCCGACCACCTCCCCGGTGTGGACGGTGAGGGACAGATTCCGGCAGATGCCGGACAGGCTCAGACCCTCGACGGTCAGGAGCGCCTCGGAGCCGATCCGGGAGTCCGTACCCGTGTCGTGGGCGTCGGACGGGGTGGCGGATTCGCCGGTCATGGCCTCGACCAGCTCGTGTTTGCCGAGTCCGGCCACCGGCGCGGTACGGATGTGGGCCGCGTCGCGGTAGACGGTGACCGTGGTGCACAGGTCGTACACCTCTTGCAGGTGGTGGGAGATGAAGAGGAAGGCGACGCCCTGCCGCTGGAGGTCCCGGAGCTTGTCGAAGAGGCGGTCGATGCCACGGGCGTCCAGCTTGGCGGTCGGCTCGTCCAGGATGATGAACCGCGCGCCGAAGGACAGGGCGCGTGCGATCTCGACGAACTGCCGCTGCTCCACGGTGAGGTCCCTGGACCGGGCCATGGGGTCGACGTCCACCCCGTACTCCGCGAGGAGCTGGTCGGCGCGCCGGCGCAGATCCTTCCAGCGGATGGGGCGCAGGGCGGCGAGGCTCTGCCGGTTGAGGAAGAGGTTCTCGGCGACGGTCAGCTCACCGATGATCGTGGACCGCTGGTAGACGCAGGCCACCTTGGACCGCCAGGCGTCGATGTCGCCGAAGGCGGGCGCCGGTTCGCCGGAGAAGTGCAGGGTGCCGGTGTCGGGCTGCTGGAGCCCGGTGAGGATCGACACGAGGGTCGACTTGCCGGCGCCGTTGCGTCCGACCAGGGCGTGCGACTCGCCCTCGGCGATGGTGATGCGGGCGTCGCGCAGCGCGACGGTGGCGCCGAACCGTTTGCTGATCCCGGTCGCCTCGGCCACCGGGGCGCGGCTCACGGTGCCGGTCGCCGGGGCGGTCGCGGAGTCCGCCATCGTGAATACCGTCCTTCTGGTCCGGATGCGGGGGCAGGCGAGGTGGAGGGCCGGGGCGGAGGGGCCGGGTGTGCCGGTCCCCCCGCGTGCCGGCCGGTCGTCACTGGCCGACGGTGTTGCCCCACAGGGTCTTGTCGTCGACGTTGGCCTTGGTCACCAGCGGTGCAGGCAGCTGGTCCTCGAGGCCGTTCGGGATCTCGATGATCGTGGAGTCGTGGTCGGTCGGGCCCGCCTTGAAGGTCTTGCCGTCGGCCGCGGCCTGCGCGTAGTACAGGGCGTACTTGGCGTAGAGGTCGGCAGGCTGGGAGACGGTCGCGTCGATCTGGCCCTTGCGGATCGCGTCGAACTCCTGCGGGATGCCGTCGTTGGAGATGATCGAGATGTGCCCCTTCTGACCGGCCGGCTTGAGCAGGCCCTTCTGCTGAAGCAGGGCCAGGGTCGGCTGGAGGAACACACCGCCGGCCTGCATGTAGACGCCGTTGAGGTCGGGGTGCTGGGCGAGCAGGCTCTGGAGCTTGGCGGAGGCGACGTCGCCCTTCCAGTCGGTGGGCAGCTCGAACACCTTGATGCTCGGGAACTTCTCCTTCATGCAGGCCGCGAAGGCCTCGGAGCGGTCGCGTCCGTTGATGGAGTCGAGGGCTCCCTGGAGTTCGGCGACCTTGCCCGTGCCACCGAGCTGCTTGCCCAGGAACTCGCACGCCTTCGTGCCGTACGCCTTGTTGTCGGCGCGTACGACCATGTAGACGTCACCCTTGTCGGGGCGGGTGTCGACGCTGACCACGGGGATCTTCTTCGACGCGAGGGTCTCCAGCGTGGAGGCGATGGCGCCGGTGTCCTGGGGTGCCATGACGACCGCCTTGGCGCCCGTGTTCTCGAACACCTGCACGTTGGCGACCAGCTTGGTGACGTCGTTCTGCGAGTTGCTCAGCGGCAGCGCTTTGATGCCGTCGGCCTTGACGTCCTTCTTGAGGTAGTCGGCGTATGAGTTCCAGAAGTCCGAGTCGGAGCGTGGCAGGTCGATGCCGATGGCGGGCTTGCTCCCGCTGCCCGAACCATCCGAGCTGGTGCTTTCGCGGTTGCACGCGGTGACGAGGGCGAGAGCCACGAGGACGGTACCGGCGGCTGCGGCGGCGGAGCGTGTGCGAGCGAGCTTCATGGCCGTGTGTTTCTCCTTAGCCAGGGCGGGGCGGGGCGGGGCGGTGCGCGGCGGCGGCAGAGACACCCGCGCCCGGTGGGCGAGGCGAGGACTCGGACCGTGAAGGCGGCCGCCGCCGAGGGCGTGCGCGGACCGTGCCGGCGGGGACGGTGTGCGGGTCGGGCGAGAGCCGGGAAGGCGGACTTGAACAGCCAGGACGAGACAGTGAAGTCGATTCCTCCGATGTATTCGGGACGACGTGGACGTTACGACGGCGTCGCCAGCGTTGACAAGAGGCCGTTCCCCAACGATTTCCGCGACATCGCCCCGCGTATGGCCGCGAGTCGGCCCGATGACCGCGGCGGCCTCGGTGCGAGCGGGTCCGAACTGCGGTTATCCTCCGCGATCCGTCCGACCGGCGACAGCGAGCCGGGTTCCCGATTCGGCACAGCACGGGTCGCCGGAACGACCCGCTGGGCGTCACGCACGCCCCCCTTCGCACCCGTCTCGTCCGATCGGACGAGATGCGGCGGGAGTTGGCCGCCTCCGCATCGCGGAGGCGACCGAGCCGCCGCGAGCCGCACCCGGAGGACATTCCTCCGACGGGCCACGCGAGGCCCGCGCGGATGCCCCCATGAATGCGGACATGTTTCCTCCCACTGCCGGGGCGACCGGCGAGACACGATGAATACATCCGAGGAATGCATTGCCGAGACGCTCGTCCGCCTTTACAGTCACGGAGTCGTCATTCCTCCGATGAATGCGGGTCGTCCGAACCGTGCGCCCGGTCCGGCCAGGACGGACGCGGTCGGAGCGGCACGGTTCGCCCGGCGGCGCCTCGCCGCACGGGCACCGCACCCGCGGACGAAGCACCCATGGCTAGGGAGTTGCTCAGTGAAACTGCTACGCGTCGGGCCTCCGGGAGAGGAGCGGCCCGCGGTCCGCACCGATGACGGCCGGCTGCTGGACCTGTCCTCCGTGACCTCCGAGATCGACGGCGCCTTCCTCTCCTCGGGCGGTGTCGACCGGGCGCGCGCGGCGATCGCGGCCGGCGGACTCCCGGAGCTCGACGCGGACGGTGCGCGCGTCGGCGCACCCGTCGCCCGGCCGGGGAAGATCGTCTGCGTCGGTCTGAACTACCGTGACCACGCCGCCGAGACCGGGGCCGCGATCCCGGCCCGTCCGGTGGTCTTCATGAAGGACCCGGGCACCGTCGTCGGCCCGCACGACGAGGTGCTGGTGCCGCGCGGCTCCCGCAGGACCGACTGGGAGGTCGAACTCGCGGTCGTCATCGGACGCCGTGCCCGCTATCTGGCGGGTCCCGAGGAGGCGTCGGAGGTCATCGCGGGGTACGCGGTCAGCCATGACGTCTCCGAGCGCGAGTTCCAGCTCGAGTACTCGTCGCAGTGGGATCTCGGCAAGTCCTGCGAGACCTTCAACCCGCTCGGCCCGTGGCTGGTCACCGCCGACGAGATCGCCGACCCGCAGGACCTGGGGCTGCGGCTGGCCGTCAACGGCGTCAAGCGCCAGCACGGCCACACCCGCGACATGATCTTCCCGGTCCACCACATCGTGTCGTACCTGACTCAGTACATGGTTCTGGAGCCGGGTGACCTGATCAACACCGGTACGCCCGCGGGCGTGGCCCTCGGCCTGCCCGGCACCCCCTACCTCCGTCCCGGCGACGTCGTCGAGCTCGAGATCGACGGGCTCGGCGGCCAGCGGCAGACCTTCGGTCAAGCGTGAAAGGCACCCCCTTGTCTGCAACCCCCGCCCGGATCATCTCGGTCGACACCCACGACATCCGTTTCCCGACTTCCCGGGAGCTGGACGGCTCCGACGCGATGAACCCGGACCCCGACTACTCGGCCGCCTACGTGGTGCTGCGCACCGACGCCGGCGACGGGCTCGAGGGCCATGGCTTCACCTTCACCATCGGACGCGGGAACGACGTCCAGGTCGCGGCGATCGGCGCCCTTCGCCCGCACCTTCTGGGCCGCTCCGTCGAGGAGCTGTGCGCCGATCCGGGGTCGCTCAACCGCGATCTGATCGGCGACAGCCAGCTGCGCTGGCTCGGCCCCGAGAAGGGCGTGATGCACATGGCGATCGGCGCCGTGGTGAACGCCGTGTGGGACCTCACCGCCAAGCGGGCCGGGCAGCCGTTGTGGCGCCTGCTCGCCCATGCCGACCCCGAGTGGCTGGTCTCCCAGGTCGACTTCCGCTACATCGCCGACGCGCTCACCCCCGAGGACGCCCTCGCCCTGCTGCGGGACGGACGCGCCGGGCTCGCCGAGCGCGAGGCGGACCTCCTGGCGCGCGGCTACCCCGGTTACACCACCTCACCCGGCTGGCTCGGCTACTCCGACGAGAAGCTCACCCGGCTCGCCAAGGAAGCGGTCGCCGACGGCTTCACCCAGATCAAGCTGAAGGTCGGCGCCGACCTCGGCGACGACATCCGGCGGCTGCGCACCGCCCGCGCCGCCGTCGGTGGCGGGGTGCGCATCGCCATCGACGCCAACCAGCGCTGGAACATCGGTGAGGCGGTCGAGTGGGTCCGGGCCCTCACGGAGTTCGACCCGTACTGGATCGAGGAGCCCACCAGCCCCGACGACATCCTCGGCCACGCGGCGGTCCGCGAGGGCGTCGCGCCGGTGAAGGTCGCCACCGGCGAGCACGTCCAGAACCGTATCGTCTTCAAGCAGCTGCTCCAGGCCGGCGCCCTCGACGTCCTCCAGATCGACGCGGCCCGGGTGGGCGGCGTCAACGAGAACCTCGCGATCCTGCTGCTGGCCGCGAAGTTCGGGGTGCCGGTGTGCCCGCACGCCGGCGGAGTGGGCCTGTGCGAACTCGTGCAGCACCTGTCGATGTTCGACTACCTCGCCCTGTCCGGGACCACCGAGAACCGGGTCATCGAGTACGTCGACCACCTCCACGAACACTTCACCGCGCCGGTGGTGATCCGCGACGGGCACTACACCGCCCCGCTGACCCCCGGCTTCTCCGCGGCCATGCACCCCGGTTCCCTCACCGAGTACCGCTACCCGGACGGCTCCTTCTGGGTCGCCGACCTCGCCGCGGGGAGCCAGGGCTCATGAGCGGTCTCTCAGGTCTCACGGCCGTCGTGACCGGCGGCGCGTCCGGCATCGGGCTGGCCACGGCCACCCTGCTCGCCGCGCGGGGCGCCCACGTCGCGGTACTCGACCTCGACCCCGGCGCAGTGCCGCGGCCGCT
This Streptomyces sp. NBC_00377 DNA region includes the following protein-coding sequences:
- a CDS encoding FadR/GntR family transcriptional regulator; this encodes MALTDEAMENIKAMIVAGELAPGSRLPKEDVLACQLGLSRSSLREAVRALTAMRILVTRQGDGTYVSSLEPHLLLETLSFAADVSHGRTALQLLQVRRLMEPPATGLAAALLTSRDLEELGAILERSRAAATVEEFVAHDIAFHLRIVEAVGNPVLSMLLRVLSTRTQRVRIVRGTRTQRAVQRAHAEHDEILRALRARDALLAVSAATVHVAAVENWLAGSLLDADADADADADGSSADGSSADGPSAGD
- a CDS encoding ABC transporter permease; translation: MSATSDVTDPAAKVTQPPAAGTSRRGLDLGRFRELSLVPAILVLGLIGFIVSPAFLTSDNLIGVAQQSTELSLLVLATALILIVGRMDLSLESTIGVAPVIAVWLVLPTSGGRFNGLGLFPEWTAIPLCLLVGVAIGAFNGFLILKLRLNGFIVTLGGLTMLRGLQVALSEGQSIVELPSSFTYLGKASWLGVPAAIWICAVLFAAGGSALAWLRHGRALYAIGGNAEAARTAGIRVDRIVWVVLIIGSLLAAFAGILYSGHYGSISATQGSGWIFQVFAATVIGGVSLNGGKGSVFGALTGVLTLQLVVNVMTLAGVPPLWNQFLNGAIIIVALIISRFASGEKQE
- a CDS encoding sugar ABC transporter ATP-binding protein; its protein translation is MADSATAPATGTVSRAPVAEATGISKRFGATVALRDARITIAEGESHALVGRNGAGKSTLVSILTGLQQPDTGTLHFSGEPAPAFGDIDAWRSKVACVYQRSTIIGELTVAENLFLNRQSLAALRPIRWKDLRRRADQLLAEYGVDVDPMARSRDLTVEQRQFVEIARALSFGARFIILDEPTAKLDARGIDRLFDKLRDLQRQGVAFLFISHHLQEVYDLCTTVTVYRDAAHIRTAPVAGLGKHELVEAMTGESATPSDAHDTGTDSRIGSEALLTVEGLSLSGICRNLSLTVHTGEVVGLAGATASGSVQVGEAVAGLHRAEEGRIAVGGRAIRTGSVPASLTAGVGLVPEDRHLQGLVSNRSVAENATLTVTDQLGPFGTVLPARTRTFAQRMIRDLDIKTPGAGTLVSALSGGNQQKVVVARALATDPHVLVAIRPTNGVDVKSKEFLLARIRGVAESGKAALIVSDELDDLRACDRVVVMFHGRVVAEFDRGWKDEQMVAAMEGVATTPAAPDTEEHGR
- a CDS encoding sugar ABC transporter substrate-binding protein, with product MKLARTRSAAAAAGTVLVALALVTACNRESTSSDGSGSGSKPAIGIDLPRSDSDFWNSYADYLKKDVKADGIKALPLSNSQNDVTKLVANVQVFENTGAKAVVMAPQDTGAIASTLETLASKKIPVVSVDTRPDKGDVYMVVRADNKAYGTKACEFLGKQLGGTGKVAELQGALDSINGRDRSEAFAACMKEKFPSIKVFELPTDWKGDVASAKLQSLLAQHPDLNGVYMQAGGVFLQPTLALLQQKGLLKPAGQKGHISIISNDGIPQEFDAIRKGQIDATVSQPADLYAKYALYYAQAAADGKTFKAGPTDHDSTIIEIPNGLEDQLPAPLVTKANVDDKTLWGNTVGQ
- a CDS encoding fumarylacetoacetate hydrolase family protein, with translation MKLLRVGPPGEERPAVRTDDGRLLDLSSVTSEIDGAFLSSGGVDRARAAIAAGGLPELDADGARVGAPVARPGKIVCVGLNYRDHAAETGAAIPARPVVFMKDPGTVVGPHDEVLVPRGSRRTDWEVELAVVIGRRARYLAGPEEASEVIAGYAVSHDVSEREFQLEYSSQWDLGKSCETFNPLGPWLVTADEIADPQDLGLRLAVNGVKRQHGHTRDMIFPVHHIVSYLTQYMVLEPGDLINTGTPAGVALGLPGTPYLRPGDVVELEIDGLGGQRQTFGQA
- a CDS encoding L-fuconate dehydratase, translated to MSATPARIISVDTHDIRFPTSRELDGSDAMNPDPDYSAAYVVLRTDAGDGLEGHGFTFTIGRGNDVQVAAIGALRPHLLGRSVEELCADPGSLNRDLIGDSQLRWLGPEKGVMHMAIGAVVNAVWDLTAKRAGQPLWRLLAHADPEWLVSQVDFRYIADALTPEDALALLRDGRAGLAEREADLLARGYPGYTTSPGWLGYSDEKLTRLAKEAVADGFTQIKLKVGADLGDDIRRLRTARAAVGGGVRIAIDANQRWNIGEAVEWVRALTEFDPYWIEEPTSPDDILGHAAVREGVAPVKVATGEHVQNRIVFKQLLQAGALDVLQIDAARVGGVNENLAILLLAAKFGVPVCPHAGGVGLCELVQHLSMFDYLALSGTTENRVIEYVDHLHEHFTAPVVIRDGHYTAPLTPGFSAAMHPGSLTEYRYPDGSFWVADLAAGSQGS